From Pseudothermotoga thermarum DSM 5069, a single genomic window includes:
- a CDS encoding HD-GYP domain-containing protein: protein MTGEYAFRIINDLEDQEFSNSLATKLILEEGFRSSLTVPVFRNNKVFAFLFVNSRKKYAYSRVDGKKLFFISQTLGKILHYCYIIQTALSAMAQSFVNLVEFKDTETGNHIKRVANYSRILAEKYSDEVIELPAVKVREIYNFAPIHDIGKVGIPDTILLKPGRLDPQEWEIMKRHVEIGQKIVKNANVLIRQMTEEDLLSTAMKIISDHHEKYDGTGYPVGKKGEEISIEGRIVAIADVFDALTTKRPYKDPFPFDQAVDMIRSEAGKHFDPVLVELFLKATNEIRKVFETYKD from the coding sequence GTGACTGGTGAATACGCTTTCAGAATCATCAACGATCTTGAAGACCAAGAGTTTTCAAATTCTCTTGCAACCAAGCTGATACTTGAGGAGGGATTTCGCTCAAGTTTAACTGTTCCAGTCTTCAGAAATAACAAAGTTTTCGCATTTTTGTTCGTGAATTCGAGGAAGAAATACGCCTATTCACGAGTGGATGGAAAAAAGCTTTTCTTCATCTCACAAACATTGGGCAAAATTTTGCACTACTGCTACATTATACAAACAGCTCTTTCAGCTATGGCTCAATCCTTTGTTAACTTGGTTGAGTTCAAGGATACTGAAACCGGCAACCACATTAAGCGCGTGGCAAATTATTCAAGAATCTTGGCTGAGAAATACTCCGACGAAGTGATAGAACTACCTGCTGTAAAAGTCAGAGAAATATACAATTTTGCACCAATCCACGACATTGGGAAAGTTGGAATCCCCGACACCATCCTTCTAAAGCCCGGTAGGCTTGACCCACAGGAATGGGAAATAATGAAAAGACATGTCGAAATAGGTCAGAAGATTGTGAAAAACGCTAACGTACTAATTCGACAGATGACAGAAGAAGACCTACTTAGCACAGCGATGAAAATAATCTCTGATCACCACGAAAAATACGATGGGACAGGTTACCCAGTTGGAAAGAAAGGAGAAGAAATATCCATAGAAGGTAGAATAGTTGCGATAGCCGATGTTTTCGATGCGCTAACGACAAAAAGACCATACAAAGATCCCTTTCCATTCGACCAAGCTGTGGATATGATCAGATCAGAAGCAGGCAAACACTTTGACCCAGTACTCGTCGAATTGTTTTTGAAGGCAACAAATGAGATAAGAAAGGTGTTTGAAACTTACAAGGACTGA
- a CDS encoding tetratricopeptide repeat protein, translated as MSYYSEARNLAENAIKLDPTNGRSWFVAALAISRIIDYSDPFTKLRLLRDFDVYIEKAIELLEDPLYKALALIGSAIRYREPPWPFNNYKEAEKRFLKAIEYAPDLPNVYLELGLLYRKTGNNTKAKEAFLKAIELSSRSPLTKAQEEIVTRAEQELSKMR; from the coding sequence TTGTCCTATTACAGCGAAGCGAGAAATCTTGCAGAGAACGCTATTAAACTCGACCCAACAAACGGTAGATCTTGGTTCGTTGCCGCTTTGGCAATTTCGAGAATTATCGACTACAGCGATCCATTTACCAAGCTCAGGTTGCTTCGCGATTTTGATGTTTACATTGAAAAGGCGATAGAACTTCTTGAAGATCCGTTGTACAAAGCCCTTGCGCTGATTGGTTCTGCGATAAGGTACAGAGAACCACCGTGGCCATTCAACAACTACAAGGAGGCAGAAAAGCGTTTCTTGAAAGCGATTGAGTACGCTCCTGATCTTCCAAATGTATATTTGGAACTCGGTTTGCTTTACAGAAAAACAGGGAATAATACCAAGGCAAAGGAGGCATTCCTGAAAGCGATTGAGTTATCCTCCCGTTCTCCCCTCACTAAGGCACAGGAAGAAATTGTAACGAGAGCTGAGCAAGAACTGAGCAAGATGAGATAA
- a CDS encoding methyl-accepting chemotaxis protein, with amino-acid sequence MRNLKMAGKVLVVITFFVATFLIVGFYFVQEFRSKLKENVQKSLLVQASTNAETLDTFILSYKQLVDFLSEEANVKGVYRNINEEDKQLLKFFKALIGAYKDLMYVYIGLQDKRFYIAPEIQLPEGFDPTIRPWYTAAMAKKGEVVITEPYADIATGKVVITVAKAVKDHDGRYVGVVALDFDCSNLSNALMAKGKESGYVNVVISEAGQVMLHTDVQMIGKSVVSQEFFKKWLSIGQSGISEYTYEKEKYFAAHYRLPNGWIVAAMIPEKIALAEANKATLILLLIIITGVVVATIIGMLITARYIVNPLKTVAKAAVQLGQGDLTVKFAYDSKDEIGKVAEALNVTVASLKEIATNINDKTTIIEKSAANVAAITEELNASIEEISHKFDVLSTNANSAAAAIEEITSGVEEVAASAQNIANASQKLSEEAQMVNKLAVDGKNAIENVSTIIQTTKEKVTNTYEIVSKLSENAKNIGKIVETINSIAEQTNLLALNAAIEAARAGEAGRGFAVVADEIRKLAEESKQATQNIENILKGIFEESMMAGKATQETVQVVEQATESAKEVTERFESILRSVNNITSMIESLAASAQQQSASAEEMSSAMNNASKSVATIVEQISDMVNSLRQQTKATESAAETADELDELAKSLVEAVKRFKLS; translated from the coding sequence GTGCGAAACTTAAAAATGGCTGGAAAGGTTTTGGTTGTGATCACATTTTTTGTCGCAACCTTCTTAATCGTAGGATTTTACTTTGTACAGGAGTTTAGAAGCAAACTCAAAGAAAATGTTCAAAAAAGTTTGCTAGTGCAGGCTAGTACGAATGCTGAAACTTTGGATACGTTTATCCTTAGCTACAAACAACTTGTTGATTTTCTTTCTGAAGAAGCAAACGTAAAAGGGGTTTACAGGAATATAAATGAGGAAGACAAGCAATTGTTGAAGTTTTTCAAAGCCTTGATAGGTGCCTATAAAGATTTAATGTATGTTTACATTGGACTACAAGATAAAAGGTTTTACATAGCTCCGGAAATTCAGTTGCCAGAGGGATTTGATCCAACCATCAGGCCCTGGTATACAGCTGCAATGGCAAAAAAAGGAGAAGTTGTAATTACAGAGCCTTATGCAGATATTGCAACGGGAAAAGTCGTTATAACAGTTGCAAAAGCTGTTAAAGACCATGATGGTAGATATGTCGGAGTTGTTGCACTAGATTTTGATTGTTCAAATCTTTCAAACGCTCTTATGGCAAAAGGAAAAGAATCTGGATATGTGAATGTTGTCATTTCCGAAGCCGGTCAAGTTATGCTTCATACTGATGTTCAAATGATAGGTAAAAGCGTTGTAAGTCAGGAATTTTTCAAAAAATGGCTCTCAATTGGGCAAAGTGGTATTTCTGAATACACCTATGAAAAAGAGAAGTATTTTGCCGCGCATTATAGACTTCCAAATGGTTGGATTGTGGCGGCGATGATTCCAGAAAAAATAGCCTTGGCTGAGGCTAACAAGGCAACATTGATATTGCTTTTAATAATAATCACCGGTGTTGTGGTGGCAACAATCATTGGTATGCTGATCACGGCAAGATACATTGTCAACCCTCTGAAAACTGTTGCCAAAGCAGCAGTTCAACTAGGTCAAGGAGATTTAACGGTGAAATTTGCGTACGATAGTAAAGATGAAATTGGAAAGGTTGCGGAAGCCTTGAATGTTACCGTCGCTTCATTAAAAGAAATTGCGACGAATATCAACGATAAAACCACAATCATTGAAAAAAGCGCTGCCAACGTTGCAGCTATCACAGAGGAATTGAATGCGAGCATAGAAGAGATCTCACATAAGTTTGACGTACTATCTACAAATGCAAACAGCGCTGCGGCAGCTATTGAAGAAATAACATCTGGTGTTGAAGAAGTTGCGGCAAGCGCTCAAAATATCGCAAATGCTTCACAGAAATTAAGTGAAGAAGCTCAAATGGTTAACAAGCTTGCAGTTGACGGTAAAAATGCAATTGAAAATGTTTCTACCATAATTCAAACTACGAAGGAAAAGGTCACGAACACTTATGAAATAGTGAGCAAGCTTTCCGAGAACGCTAAAAATATAGGAAAAATAGTTGAGACAATCAATTCAATAGCTGAACAGACCAACTTATTGGCTCTTAACGCTGCTATAGAAGCTGCAAGAGCAGGAGAAGCCGGTAGAGGTTTTGCGGTTGTGGCAGACGAGATTAGAAAACTAGCGGAAGAAAGCAAACAAGCAACTCAGAATATAGAAAACATACTCAAAGGTATATTCGAAGAAAGTATGATGGCAGGCAAGGCAACTCAAGAAACGGTCCAAGTTGTAGAACAAGCTACTGAAAGCGCAAAGGAAGTAACAGAAAGGTTTGAAAGTATATTAAGAAGCGTGAACAACATAACTAGTATGATTGAAAGCTTGGCTGCTAGTGCTCAACAACAAAGTGCATCTGCTGAGGAAATGAGCAGTGCAATGAACAATGCAAGTAAATCGGTTGCCACAATCGTAGAGCAAATTAGCGATATGGTGAACTCACTAAGGCAACAAACGAAAGCAACTGAATCGGCAGCAGAAACGGCTGATGAACTTGATGAACTGGCTAAAAGCCTTGTTGAAGCAGTAAAAAGATTTAAGTTATCATAA
- a CDS encoding aldo/keto reductase has translation MQYKQFGKTGVKVSLLGFGAMRLPTIGQDASQIDEEKAIEMIRYAIDHGVNYVDTAYPYHGGNSEKVVGKALQNGYREKVFLATKSPVWAVEKHEDFERFLDEQLAKLQTDHIDMYLMHALNKERWEKIKALKFWQFVDKAKASGKIKFIGFSFHDKYPIFKEIIDGYDGWEFCQIQLNYMDINYQAGLRGLKYAASKDLAIVIMEPLKGGKLARLPKKVQNVLEKSGKDWSAVEWSLRWLGNFPEVSVILSGMSTLEQVKQNIDIMDKIVPNSLSEKDMEIFEKLRKALESFAVINCTECGYCMPCPNGVDIPANFRNYNETVMFEDWEGGRGTYKWFQSQKIAASFCIQCGECLSKCPQKLDIPNLLKKVNAELVNL, from the coding sequence ATGCAATACAAACAATTTGGCAAAACAGGTGTAAAGGTATCTCTTCTTGGCTTCGGTGCAATGAGGCTTCCCACAATTGGTCAAGATGCGTCTCAAATCGATGAAGAAAAAGCAATTGAAATGATAAGGTATGCCATCGACCACGGGGTAAACTACGTTGACACGGCATACCCATACCACGGTGGAAACAGCGAAAAAGTGGTGGGAAAAGCTTTGCAAAACGGTTATAGAGAAAAAGTTTTTCTTGCCACCAAATCTCCTGTTTGGGCAGTTGAAAAACACGAGGATTTTGAACGATTTCTCGATGAACAGCTTGCAAAACTTCAAACTGATCACATCGATATGTACTTGATGCACGCTTTGAACAAAGAAAGATGGGAGAAGATAAAAGCTTTGAAATTTTGGCAATTTGTGGATAAAGCAAAAGCAAGTGGGAAAATCAAGTTCATAGGCTTTTCCTTCCACGATAAATACCCCATCTTCAAAGAAATAATCGATGGTTATGATGGATGGGAATTTTGCCAAATACAGCTTAACTACATGGATATCAACTACCAAGCGGGGTTGAGAGGTTTAAAGTACGCTGCTTCAAAAGATCTTGCGATTGTGATTATGGAACCGCTCAAAGGAGGCAAATTGGCAAGGTTGCCGAAGAAGGTTCAAAATGTTCTTGAAAAATCTGGCAAGGATTGGTCAGCTGTTGAATGGAGCCTTAGATGGCTTGGAAATTTCCCGGAAGTGTCAGTGATACTGAGCGGCATGAGTACGTTGGAACAGGTAAAGCAAAACATAGACATAATGGATAAAATAGTTCCAAACAGTTTGAGTGAAAAGGATATGGAAATATTTGAAAAGCTTAGAAAAGCTTTGGAATCCTTTGCGGTTATAAATTGTACAGAATGTGGTTATTGCATGCCTTGTCCAAACGGTGTGGACATTCCAGCAAACTTTAGAAATTACAATGAAACTGTTATGTTCGAAGATTGGGAAGGTGGAAGAGGAACATACAAGTGGTTCCAAAGTCAAAAGATAGCAGCTTCGTTCTGTATCCAATGTGGAGAGTGTTTGAGCAAGTGCCCGCAGAAGTTGGATATACCCAACCTTCTCAAGAAGGTTAATGCAGAGTTGGTAAATTTATAA
- a CDS encoding flavodoxin: protein MISKKSLIAYFSRKGDNWFKGKIVTLEVGNTEIVARKIKEITGGDLFEIKTVKQYPKDYYETVEIAKEEKKQNARPELINKLENISQYEVIFLGYPNWWGTMPMAVFTFLESYDFSGKIIAPFCTHEGGGLGTSERDIRKLCPSAVVLPGLAIRGSRVYNADKVILDWLKELKLL from the coding sequence GTGATTTCAAAGAAAAGCTTGATAGCGTACTTCTCTCGGAAAGGTGATAACTGGTTCAAAGGAAAAATCGTTACATTAGAAGTTGGCAACACCGAGATCGTCGCAAGAAAGATCAAAGAGATCACTGGTGGGGATTTGTTTGAAATCAAGACGGTAAAACAATACCCAAAGGATTATTACGAAACAGTAGAAATAGCCAAAGAAGAGAAGAAACAAAATGCCAGGCCAGAGCTTATAAACAAGCTTGAGAACATTAGCCAGTACGAAGTCATCTTTCTTGGATATCCAAACTGGTGGGGAACGATGCCCATGGCAGTGTTTACGTTCTTGGAATCTTATGATTTTTCAGGAAAAATCATAGCTCCGTTTTGCACACACGAAGGTGGAGGACTTGGAACAAGTGAAAGAGACATACGTAAATTGTGTCCAAGTGCCGTTGTTTTGCCGGGTTTGGCGATTCGTGGCAGTCGCGTATACAATGCGGACAAAGTTATTCTCGACTGGCTCAAAGAACTAAAATTATTGTGA
- a CDS encoding ATP-binding protein, whose amino-acid sequence MTLTEFIEILESRKKRLFGFLPEIRRPYFDNLKKEFQNRAILLYGPRGAGKTTFLLIQALEKNLFYISADDPTIMLFPFLELAEKVLAHYPGIVIDEIHGLPNYGAILKTLYDSFPNKIIYACDSSSIIIRKSVADLSRRFVLKRLPLMSFREFIYLETGIYLEKITFPYEKLDEFCMRVIKQLDVLHYFELYSEKGTRPFYKEPDFSEKVLRTMEKVLYYDLPLMLGSTTENYFAVVKAMVSHLVHSKIPTINIESMSKEWGIGRAKIYEILKTLAEIDFLNIVYKKGKEKPFSKGEKMFFSDPVFYNVFKGEIGNFREAFVVFALKELGPVWACDNEQEGDFVFKDIKLEVGGKKKKIKSSDIVIRDDLDLPLGNKIPLWILGMLW is encoded by the coding sequence ATGACTTTGACTGAATTTATTGAGATCCTTGAAAGTAGAAAGAAAAGGCTTTTTGGTTTTCTGCCGGAAATCAGAAGACCTTATTTTGATAACTTGAAAAAAGAATTTCAAAACCGTGCTATCCTCCTGTATGGTCCAAGAGGTGCTGGAAAGACCACTTTTCTTTTGATCCAAGCACTTGAGAAGAATTTGTTCTACATCTCAGCGGATGATCCGACAATTATGCTTTTTCCTTTCTTGGAGCTTGCGGAAAAAGTTTTAGCTCATTATCCGGGGATAGTGATCGACGAAATCCATGGACTACCGAATTACGGTGCCATTTTAAAGACGTTATACGATTCTTTCCCAAACAAGATTATTTATGCCTGCGACAGCAGTTCTATCATCATTAGAAAGTCTGTTGCAGATCTTTCAAGAAGATTCGTTCTTAAGAGATTGCCACTAATGTCTTTTAGGGAGTTCATTTACCTTGAAACAGGTATTTATCTGGAAAAAATAACTTTTCCATATGAAAAGTTAGATGAATTTTGCATGAGGGTGATTAAACAGCTGGATGTCTTGCATTACTTCGAACTTTATTCAGAAAAAGGTACAAGACCGTTCTACAAGGAGCCGGATTTCTCAGAAAAAGTCTTAAGGACTATGGAGAAAGTTCTTTACTATGACTTGCCTTTGATGTTAGGAAGCACCACCGAAAACTACTTTGCGGTTGTGAAAGCAATGGTTAGTCATTTGGTGCACTCAAAAATTCCTACAATAAATATTGAATCAATGAGTAAGGAATGGGGAATTGGAAGGGCAAAAATCTACGAGATCCTAAAGACCTTGGCTGAAATAGATTTCTTGAATATAGTCTACAAAAAAGGAAAAGAGAAGCCTTTTTCCAAGGGTGAAAAGATGTTCTTCTCAGATCCTGTTTTCTACAATGTTTTCAAAGGTGAAATCGGAAACTTTAGGGAAGCTTTCGTGGTCTTTGCGTTGAAAGAATTGGGACCAGTTTGGGCTTGCGATAACGAGCAAGAAGGAGACTTTGTGTTCAAAGACATAAAATTAGAAGTTGGTGGTAAGAAGAAAAAAATAAAGTCAAGCGACATCGTGATTCGAGATGATCTTGATTTGCCGTTAGGTAATAAGATTCCGTTGTGGATACTTGGAATGTTATGGTGA
- a CDS encoding queuosine precursor transporter, which translates to MGWNELLWIAQALLLLSGTVLIFRLFGRSGLMAYVVLNTVLCNIEVLKIVELFGITSTLGNAIYGTTFLATDILSEFYGKKHSQKAVWLGFISLIMMTAVMQFAILMKPSPVDTASPHLEYIFGMMPRIAAASLTAYLVAQMHDVWAFEFWKKVTKGKHLWLRNNLSTMVSQAIDTVVFCTIAFVGLYDARTFMEILFTTYIFKWIVALLDTPFIYLARSAAKSKTVQDDIRRATMNEEGKVLAN; encoded by the coding sequence ATGGGTTGGAATGAACTTTTGTGGATTGCACAAGCTTTGCTGCTTTTGTCTGGCACTGTGTTGATCTTTAGGTTGTTTGGTAGATCGGGTTTGATGGCTTACGTTGTTTTAAACACCGTTTTGTGCAACATCGAAGTGCTCAAAATCGTTGAACTTTTCGGTATAACTTCAACCCTTGGTAACGCGATATATGGAACGACCTTTTTGGCAACAGATATTCTTTCTGAATTTTATGGCAAAAAACATTCGCAAAAAGCCGTCTGGCTTGGATTCATAAGTTTGATCATGATGACAGCTGTGATGCAGTTTGCCATTTTGATGAAACCCTCCCCTGTCGATACAGCTTCACCGCATTTAGAATATATTTTTGGCATGATGCCAAGAATTGCCGCCGCAAGTCTTACAGCATATCTTGTTGCACAGATGCACGATGTGTGGGCTTTTGAGTTTTGGAAAAAGGTGACAAAAGGCAAACACCTTTGGCTTAGAAACAATCTTTCCACAATGGTGTCCCAAGCAATTGACACCGTCGTATTCTGCACGATAGCCTTTGTCGGATTGTACGATGCAAGAACTTTCATGGAAATTCTGTTCACCACTTACATTTTCAAATGGATCGTAGCACTCCTTGATACGCCGTTCATTTACTTGGCTAGAAGCGCGGCAAAATCCAAAACGGTGCAGGATGATATTCGAAGAGCAACGATGAACGAAGAGGGCAAAGTTCTTGCAAATTGA
- a CDS encoding sodium-dependent transporter, producing MIEKARESWTSRLGFILAAAGSAVGLGNIWRFPYVAGMNGGSAFIVVYFFIALVVGLSIMVAEFTLGRYTKLSAVGAFKSISKRWTFAGFLGFLTAFIIMGFYPVVGGWTLAYAFKSVTGLLRNAETLRDAFGKFITSPVEPIFWLALFLAFNVIIVARGISKGIELANKILMPSLLLLLLAIGLRSWTLPGASGGLEFLFKPDFSKINGNVLLAALGQAFFSLSLGMGCMITYGSYLKKEENIPASAFVVTAMDTLIAILAGLVIFPAVFAFGVEPATGPGLVFIVVPQVFAKLGVFGPLFSLLFFLALFVAALTSSISLLEVAAAYFIDQKGWNRKKAVLVSSAIMFFMSILSSLSLGVLSGFTILGVGFFDLFDLLSDKVFLTVGGLLVAIFVTWVVKKENIHMEVTNNGTVKFPFALWYNLVKYVIPVLIGIITVTGIISAHQPAVMVLGILIVILAAIFSHKL from the coding sequence GTGATAGAGAAGGCTCGTGAATCCTGGACGAGTAGGCTGGGATTCATCTTGGCAGCGGCAGGTTCAGCCGTTGGTCTTGGAAACATTTGGAGATTTCCGTACGTAGCAGGCATGAACGGCGGTAGTGCTTTCATCGTTGTGTACTTTTTTATTGCGCTTGTTGTTGGACTTAGCATTATGGTCGCAGAGTTTACGCTTGGAAGGTATACGAAACTTTCTGCAGTTGGCGCTTTCAAATCGATAAGCAAAAGATGGACTTTTGCTGGATTTTTGGGATTTCTAACTGCATTTATCATAATGGGTTTTTATCCTGTCGTTGGTGGTTGGACGCTGGCTTACGCGTTTAAATCGGTTACTGGGCTTTTGAGAAATGCAGAGACCTTGAGGGATGCTTTTGGAAAGTTCATAACAAGCCCAGTTGAACCGATTTTCTGGCTGGCTCTTTTCCTTGCATTCAACGTTATCATAGTAGCACGTGGTATATCCAAGGGTATAGAACTTGCAAACAAGATTCTGATGCCTTCGCTTCTTTTGCTTTTGCTTGCTATTGGTTTGAGAAGTTGGACTTTACCAGGTGCAAGTGGAGGACTTGAATTTTTGTTCAAACCTGATTTTAGTAAGATAAATGGAAATGTTCTTTTGGCAGCTTTAGGTCAAGCTTTCTTTTCACTCAGTTTGGGAATGGGATGTATGATAACCTACGGTAGTTATTTAAAGAAAGAGGAAAACATTCCAGCCAGCGCTTTTGTAGTTACCGCTATGGACACATTGATAGCTATTTTGGCAGGATTGGTAATATTCCCAGCAGTTTTTGCATTCGGCGTTGAACCTGCAACAGGACCAGGTCTTGTGTTCATTGTTGTGCCACAGGTTTTTGCAAAACTTGGCGTTTTTGGACCACTTTTTTCCTTGCTGTTCTTCTTGGCGCTATTTGTTGCGGCGTTGACTTCTTCGATTTCATTGCTTGAAGTCGCAGCAGCTTATTTCATAGACCAAAAAGGTTGGAACAGAAAGAAAGCCGTTTTAGTTTCATCTGCAATCATGTTTTTCATGAGTATTCTCTCATCGCTGTCACTCGGAGTACTTTCTGGTTTCACCATACTTGGTGTTGGGTTCTTTGATTTGTTCGATCTTTTGTCTGATAAAGTGTTTCTAACCGTAGGTGGACTCTTGGTTGCGATCTTTGTGACTTGGGTAGTTAAAAAAGAGAATATCCATATGGAAGTCACAAACAATGGAACGGTTAAATTCCCGTTTGCGCTGTGGTACAACCTTGTCAAGTACGTCATACCTGTTCTCATTGGTATAATCACCGTGACAGGAATAATCTCTGCTCATCAACCTGCTGTTATGGTCCTTGGAATTTTGATAGTGATTTTGGCCGCTATATTCTCGCATAAGTTATAA